One Ctenopharyngodon idella isolate HZGC_01 chromosome 3, HZGC01, whole genome shotgun sequence genomic window, gtcataagtgtttcgaaatttcaatagttctcgtgactttggcagtttgatacgcgctctgaaccactgatttgaaacaaaagattcgtaaagcttcaaagcttcatgaagcagtgttttgaaatcgcccatcactagatattgttgaataaagtcatcattttgttttgttttttcaaaaagtattcttgtcgctttataacattaaggtcgaaccactgtagtcacatgaactgttttaaatatgtctttagtagctttctgggcattgaaaaaggaaatgatcttgctgtcaatggaggcctcactgagccatcagattttatcaaaaatatcttaatttgtgttctgaagatgaacgaaggtcttatgggtgtggaacgacatgagggtgagtaattaatgacagaaattttcatttttgggtgaactaaccctttaagaaatcaTTTATGGTTTAGCTAATTAACTAATGGATTAGGACAGAAAGATTggatgtgttattttaatatattttagtgaGCTGTTCAAGACATAATTATAAATATCCTACTGTTTAAATAACCATAAACActactgctaaaaaaaaaagaagcaattatTCAGGAATAGCACTTCAGATTGCTGTTGTCTGAAGCTTATCCTATTATGTTTGGCATGTTGAGAACGTTGTAAAATTTCTTTGCAAATGACTGGGCCTTTTGCCACCACATTTCAGCATTTTGGCTTTTTACAAAACAAGTTTGAAATAGAATTAAGTAAagtaataggcctatacaacaGAATTGGGCACAGCAACCTTGTTGTATAGCCTACAGTATGCAGGGTGTAAATTTATGACTTTATTTACAAACATAACATGTATGGCATTACACATGACCAATAATTATTACAACTCCACACTCTTTATGACGACAGGTTTAAAGTTTAAAGATAACTACATCTAAATACAAGCAATAAAAGTAATctcttttaattattaatttagatCTCTGTCACTGAGGTGATGGAGAGCATGGAATCTCACAGATCCTTTTCTCTTTCCTCAAACAAGAAACGTCCCCCCATTTCTCTCCCTTTAAGATAACACAGTCTTCACCATGCAAAGGATTTTCAACTTTCCAGTCATCTGGGGGTGACTCCcatctaaaataaagtgtagtATTAGCCTACATGTATGAGATCAAGAATAGATTTATGTGAAACAAAAACTCTTAAAAGTAAAAGGTTATATGGacccttaaagggttctgtcaggtgcttcatatatagaaccttttagagGTTCCCATCATGCGatcattttatgaattttggtttaattatttttttaattttaatttgtaaacatactttttatcactaggaaaaaaaaacattaaacatgaaagtattgtgcaaacatttaacacatttatcCTTATATAggacttcttcttttttttttttgcacaaagccCCTAGTATATATGTAGAATcccactgaaacttttttttgtgttggCAAAATAACAGCTTCATTGGTTTGTGATTTGTCACTAATTACAGAGCTGAATATCCTGAAAGGCTTTTAAAATGATACTTacaaaaagatgttttttaagTGGGTGTTGTCCACCCAAAGCCACACCCCCTCTGTCTGGCTGTCGGTCAGGCCAATCCAGTGGTAGTCATTGACTCTTTCAGAGAGAAATTCCTACAACACAAAAACAAGTGCTTTTTTCATTGTCTTGTGTAATGAAAcccaaaatgtattattttaaaacagacTATAAGCATTGTTTTCTTTATCATAGTCACACTGCTCCCCATCTGTACCTGCTCCTCAATGCTGTTGATGATGACCAGGTCTCCTCCCAGATCCTGACAGCGTTCTCTGCTGCTGTTCCAGTCCATGGTATCAGTGGAGAAAACATAGAATCTGCCCTTCTCCTGGACCCACTTCTCTTTTAAATCTGCATCGACAGTTTAGCTATAGTGTTAATAAAGATGTACAGGAAGtgtgcacacacgcacacacataaaaatgatCTGAGTATGTGGTTAAGCTGAAAATAGAATTAAAACCAGATAAGTGAGAAAGAAATATCTCTattgaaatatttacatatttaattttctGTGCTTCAGCCTAGTGTTGTAGTACTCGTCTTGGTCTTGAGACCGGTCTTAAGACCGttttttgaaggtcttggtCTTGGCCGCATTTGGTCTCGGTCTTGTCTTtgtctcagactaaaaggactcagggattttatttcaagacctGTCAAGACCACAACTGCGGGGATATCACTAAATTGCAGTTGCATTGTCTGATGTCtttgttaacatcattaatttgattggatgtaaaACTTCCTGCTTCAAATGTAATCAATAACTTATTTTGTTGCTGTTGTGCCGGGTCAGAAATCAACAAGGGATTGGGTcaaaaaatgtcaccaaaattaatacaaatgcccACAAATTTCAAGATATGATTTCAAAAAAGTAGATCTTGATAACATATgataagcaatatcacaagaaagagggctgttttcacaaatatgagcacaattgcaaatgtcatattgatttttttttttttttttttttttttacaaaattttatttttaaaacattgatgtcaacattatttatgcatttgtaattatacctcagatgcaacttctgttccacctctgcagtgtaaagatgaactttgttgttagtgatttcaattgattggtaacagctctagtgtcatattattctaattgtaattattgattaataagacatttctcaagCAGAAAATGtggatctttcagatgaatttgaggagtgctagtctggtcttggtcttgactcGGTCTCGACTTGGTCTCAAAGTCTTGGTCTCGgtttaggtggtcttgactacaacactacTTCAGCCTGATTTAATAAATGACTGATGCCGCTAATCTGACccatgaaatgaaaaatgtagaTATAGATACAGATACAAATGTATAAATTCAAACAGAGAAAACACAAATgacatgtctttactacctgAACAGTAGTTCGGTATACTGTGGTTTTTAATATTCATGGAGTTCGTTTTCATTATCGGTTGAGAATCTACATGAGAGCCTGTGGAAAGAGGGAAACTGCTGAGATTATCAGAGAAATTGTGCTTTGGACAAAGAGAGTAAATGAAGATTTACCTGAATTGAAGCAGTTTCTTTTTGGTTCACAATGCTGATTAGCATTTTTGGTGTGATCTGTGAAGCATTGTGGTGTAGTGAATATGAAATTGGAGATGCAAATGCTGCTGATATTTAATACATATACAGTTGGGTCCAAATAAAACCAGTCTgggttttaaaaaaagtctgggatttttttttttaaaccttatttaaacctgaaaataaatggaaaattaCGATGCAAaaggtcactaatcaaataGCAACAgctaaactgaactgaactgaactgaactgaactgaaataaataaataaaataaggctACTTACACAGGTATGCAAATCCCCCATTGGCcagcagagacagaaagagCAGAACAGAGAATAGCCTCTGAATTCGGTCAGAACAGTGACCTGCATAAGCAAATATAAGCACTTGCATATCAAGCCATAAGAGACATtggaccagtgttattttagtatcaagAAACTATTACTttgtttattaacattttgaattattattattctattttgtttacattttaattttagttttctttctttttttttttgacattattttcgttttttaaaatatatgtctacatagttttttattaattattatgtcAGTTTCAGTATTAGTACATAAACTTAAACCGAATAAAAAGtgagaaatgctgccttggcaactagctaaaaaaaactaaactagtCAACACAGCAAAATTTTCCACTGTTACAACACACAGTCCTAGTGACTATTTCTCCATTTTtaggaaaaagaaatgttagttcgTAATTAATTATGATTAGTTTAAAAATTCCATCACATTTCCCCTCTCTGATCATAATTTGATCatattttactcaaattaactGATTACTTGATTAATTCTGACGAACATTACGAATATTTTGATAATCAACACTCCTGCCAAATGGATTCAGTTCCACATATtgtcctcttcctcctcctccttccaCAACGCTTTGGACAAACCTCCCCAAAACAGCTCGAATGCATTTCATCAAACATCCAATTATCAAGACTCCAATGAGCAAGGTAGTGATTACCATTGTCAGAAGCTTGAGTACGGGTTCGAAGATATTACCAAAAGCATTGCAGAAGGCATTGGAGATCCAATCTAAACTCCATTCTGTTCCCTTATACTTGGCCTGTTCATCCTACCACAGATCATTTCACTACCATCATCAGCTGGAATAAAAGTACAGCATTCTTCACCAATTTTCAAACAGACTCGTGACCCTAAAGATGTCTAAGATACATAATATTTCACTAAACACTGTGaaataaaactttatataaCCATAACTGCACCCacataattaaacaaatactataatatatatattatatcctgaaccatttttgatTTTAACATTTCTCATATTACTGCCTCcttaagatgattttttttaacttcttgTTTCTCATTTCTTATTCACTATGGataaagcatctgctaaataaataaaatcacatgtaaatataattttcattcatATGCTGTGTTACCCCAATACACAGTGTTTAGTGAGAGAATGCACAAGTAGTAAGGACAAGAAAACTCACTTACTCTCATCTTCATCTACTGACGGCAGTTTTGAGTCTGTTAAGTAATTGAGATATATATTTTCAGGCATCTTCAGGCAGATTTTAAAGCAGTGAAGAGAGAACCAAAGCACCCGGATCTCGTGACAAAATACTCTGAAGAGAGGCAGGCTTCTGggggttttatttatttaaccacATTGACCAAATAACTGTGCATGTAAAATTTCCAGTCAGCTGGTTATCAGTGGTGTATGTATTCAACCATGTTATGATACCTAACATGTCTTTTAATTTGGCATTATTTTgcaaaattgttgtttttttaatagttggtattgactacagaaaaaaaaaaaatctttgataATGATTTATTGTACAAATGTATTCTTTATGATAAACCACTTgagataaaaatataaaaaaagttacaattacAACAATTAACACAAATTATAGTTAACTGTAAAACCTTACAACAGATGATGAGATTTAAAAAGAGAGATTACATATGTATGTAATAAAGTATAGATATAGAAAAGAACATTTTAGAAATAGTTTTATTGCTATGAAAGATAGACCATAAGGAGGATTTGCTGCACATGGCTATTCAAAATAGACAGGTTATTAAAGGAATTTACTGTAGTGAGATATGCTCTGCACCAGTATTgtgggtaatgcattacaagtaacctaagttacgtaatcagattacttatctaaatatctaagttactttttcaaataagtaacgcaagttactttttcacatttattgactgacagctctcctgtcctcgtgttgagagaaataaagtgcagaggtgttgtgtgtaaacatgatggttattgtagttctagactaaatgtgatcATGCATTTACTTAactcacttgcacaaaacattcagtattcatcaaaatgaataaaaacagtgaaatgcaatctcagaattttatgcaaacctgtaataattaaccatattaaattacacaaatacactttatgcatttaatctcactttattaaacaatgtctttgctgctgaccatcatctaattcaaccatactaataagcaaaaactGGGATGCAAACTTTAGATtcagaaataagagtgttgaactccCTTCTCCTGTAttctattcttctttaatccagaatggagcacagctgaaaggttttttGAGCTGTgtcctctactgtacaggcgtaaatatgcatttccttcagcctgaggcttactCATTAAACGAGGGCACAGCATAATAAGACAAGAAGTCaaccataaaaaataataataataataataatctatagGTCTACTGAAGGCATGGAATCTCACAAATGCTCCTCTCCTCTCTCAAGCAAGAAATGTCTTCTTGTGTATTTCCTTTGAGTACAGCACAGTTGTGTTGTTTGGAATCCGGATCTGCCCAGTTCCCATCACTGTTCCCAGCCCAGTAGAGATCAGATTCATCAACACATAGTCTCCGAGCAAGAAATTCCTGTGCAACAAAcacataattttgtgtatttattctatatttattcataatgtacattcAAATCTTTATCATAAAATTATTTACGTATGGCTTTACCAATGGAAATATCTATTATAgtaatgttactgttttaccaaaaaaaaaaaaattgtgaacaCACAATGTGGGTTTTCACACCTGTTTCCACTTCTCTTACATGtatttctcttttaaaaacattggtTTCATTCAAAATTTTCAATGATATCCTGTGTATGGCTTTATCagtgaaaatgtatatatattataagaatttttttttttttatgtgaccGGATTACACTTGCCTTAACATTGTAGTTGTGAACACAAACTGGGTTTTCACACCTTGACGCACTTTGCTCACATTTGCTgctcttttaaaaacatgcacaaTAGTGATAATACACACAATTCAATGTACCTTCTCCTCTGTGTTGTTAATAATGACCAAATCACCACCCAGATCTTGACAGTGCTTTCTGCTGGAGCTCCAGTTCTTGTTGTGGTTGGAGAAAACATAGAATGTGTCGTTGCCTTTTAACCACTGCTCTGGCAAATCTACAGAGACAGTTTTTAGGAAACACATTTCAGGCCTGTGGTTTAGCTAGAAGCACACATTTTGTAGACTGGAAAAAAGCAGAAACCCTGCTTAACTGCACCTTTACATACTTAAAGGCGGTTCTAATAGATTTTGGAAtgactcatttttaaaaacaagaaTAGACATATGGCAAGGAGACTCAGACAGAATGTGTACAAAAGTACAGAGCATTCaagactgaagaaaaaaaagaaagaaaaagactgATTACTCAAAGTGCATAATCCACCAGCTCTTGTGTACATTGAAAAACAAGGCATAGTTTTACCTGGGCAATAATTTAATGACCTCCATTCCTCCTCATACGTGCACCCTGGACTGTCTTGTTCATGGTCTGAATAGGGATGTGGGGAATGAAGAAAATCAAAGATTACTATGTcattatgaaatcaaaatttacatttcttttttatggaaatgtatttattataaattatttctcTGTacacatctttctttctttttttttttaattcatggcTCTTATAATCTcatatcaaaataacttcctctccctcttgcagcaacatcttaTCTCTTTGacgatgtgtttactggcgtgaagGTGGGACAACCTTTCactcacatcacatcacagcattaacaaaccacaaccatccaatcaagtcccaccctacattttagtttttttcttgccgtttcactcggatatatgcCTACTTTAGGATATTGTGAGTAGAATCATATCAGATGAGAGCACATAGAGATGAATGATTTACCTGAATATGAGCAGTTTGTTACTGGCTCACAATGcaacaacatatttttttctttagtgaAATCTGCAAAAGTAAGAACagtgaaataaaaaagtataatatagtataagcaaatgtaaatgtacctCTGATACAGTATGCAACATTAAAATCTGAAGATACTTACACAAGTATGCCAGCACCCCATTACCAAGCAGAGACAGGAGGAGGAGAACAGCAATCACGGCATAGATAGCTCTACATTTCGTCTGTCTGGTAGATTTCCTAtctgcaaaataaaatacaatacaatactaaAGAAAAACCAAAAgaagtttaattattattacgctacatatatatatatatatatatatatatatatagcatttgCATTGTTTCAGCTATACATTATTGAGTTGAAAATAAgtgaatttttaattaaatttgaaaGAAAACTTTTAGATAAAATTATGGACCTCAGCAATAAAGTCAATTGTTGTCTTGCAGAACAGAGTAGAAGGCTAACAGGGGCAAAAGAATGAGACGAACACAGCTGTTCAATCAACAGCCAAAGTTTATTGAGCTCGCTGTAACTTAAATAGCAGTATATAGGGCGTTAAGGCAAACATGTGGTACTTATAGGAAATAACAAAGACATTAAACAAAGGTGCACACGACTACAACAGATTAAAAACAGCAAAGAGGAGCTTAAAACAGGATAAGAAATCAAGGAGAAATGAAGCAAAACACATTCTTCCTTACATAAAACAATCAGCCATTTTGCTGAAAAGAGTTACCGTCATGCAGgcttaataatgtt contains:
- the LOC127508400 gene encoding C-type lectin domain family 4 member C; the protein is MPKHDMSDHIYDNTRWMKKDSLGNRKSTRQTKCRAIYAVIAVLLLLSLLGNGVLAYLYFTKEKNMLLHCEPVTNCSYSDHEQDSPGCTYEEEWRSLNYCPDLPEQWLKGNDTFYVFSNHNKNWSSSRKHCQDLGGDLVIINNTEEKEFLARRLCVDESDLYWAGNSDGNWADPDSKQHNCAVLKGNTQEDISCLREERSICEIPCLQ